The following coding sequences are from one Leptolyngbyaceae cyanobacterium window:
- a CDS encoding NAD(P)H-quinone oxidoreductase subunit 5, with translation MEPIYQYAWLVPVLPLLAATLIGIGLISLNKFTNQLRKLNAVLVVSFLGAAMVLSFALFWSQLQGHETYTYTLDWAAAGNFHLKMGYTIDHLTALMLVVVTTVAFLVMIYTDGYMAHDPGYVRFYAYLSLFSSSMLGLVVSSNLVQVYVFWELVGMCSYLLIGFWYDRKAAADACQKAFVTNRVGDFGLLLGILGLYWATGSFEFDVMGAHLQAFVESGYLSSTLAAVFAILVFMGPVAKSAQVPLHVWLPDAMEGPTPISALIHAATMVAAGVFLIARMYPVFEGVPSSMTVIAWTGAVTAFVGATTAITQNDIKKGLAYSTMSQLGYMVMAMGVGAYSAGLFHLMTHAYFKAMLFLGSGSVIHGMEGVVGHDPAYAQDIRMMGGLRKYMPITAITFLIGTLAISGVPPFAGFWSKDEILGATFQANPALWGIGWLTAGITAFYMFRLYFATFEGNFKGNDADARNQIKAEQLQMRGLAFGPGAMNPQELTVAEARGHDDHEAHEGHHHSASPHESPLTMTLPLIVLAIPSIFVGLVGTPFGNYFEEFIHPATELITEIPAEAGHESLTEFLLMAGSSVGISLIGIALSSLMYFQGKIDPSAIAAKIPSLYQLSKNKWYFDEIYDRVFVLGSRRLARAVMEVDLKVVDGAVNLTGLVTLLSGEGLKYFETGRAQFYALIVFAAVLIGVIFFGVT, from the coding sequence ATGGAACCGATCTATCAATATGCTTGGCTAGTACCAGTCCTGCCCTTGTTAGCCGCAACGCTCATCGGTATTGGACTGATTTCCCTGAATAAATTTACTAACCAACTGCGAAAATTAAATGCCGTGCTTGTAGTTTCCTTCTTGGGAGCAGCAATGGTTTTATCCTTTGCTTTGTTCTGGAGCCAACTACAAGGTCACGAAACCTATACCTACACCCTAGACTGGGCAGCCGCAGGTAATTTTCATCTCAAAATGGGCTATACGATCGACCATCTGACAGCCCTGATGTTAGTAGTCGTGACTACAGTAGCCTTCCTGGTCATGATCTATACCGACGGCTACATGGCTCACGACCCGGGTTATGTACGCTTTTACGCCTACCTCAGTTTATTTAGCTCCTCCATGTTGGGCTTAGTCGTTAGCTCCAACTTGGTGCAAGTCTATGTTTTCTGGGAACTCGTCGGTATGTGTTCTTACCTGCTGATCGGGTTTTGGTATGACCGGAAAGCGGCAGCAGACGCCTGCCAAAAAGCATTTGTCACCAACCGAGTAGGAGACTTTGGATTACTGCTGGGCATATTGGGCCTTTACTGGGCGACCGGTAGTTTTGAATTTGACGTAATGGGCGCTCACCTACAAGCTTTTGTAGAATCCGGTTACCTCAGTTCGACTCTGGCCGCAGTGTTTGCCATTTTAGTATTTATGGGGCCAGTAGCTAAATCTGCCCAAGTGCCGTTGCACGTTTGGTTACCCGATGCAATGGAAGGCCCGACTCCCATCTCCGCCCTCATCCACGCTGCAACGATGGTGGCGGCTGGGGTATTCTTAATTGCCAGAATGTACCCGGTATTTGAGGGTGTACCCTCCTCGATGACCGTGATTGCATGGACTGGTGCGGTCACTGCTTTTGTCGGCGCAACAACTGCAATTACCCAAAACGACATTAAAAAAGGTCTGGCTTATTCCACCATGTCTCAATTGGGTTATATGGTGATGGCAATGGGCGTAGGTGCTTACAGCGCTGGACTATTTCACCTGATGACCCACGCTTATTTCAAAGCGATGCTATTCTTGGGTTCCGGTTCCGTGATTCACGGTATGGAAGGGGTGGTCGGCCATGACCCCGCTTATGCTCAAGATATCCGGATGATGGGTGGTTTGCGAAAATATATGCCCATCACCGCAATTACCTTTTTAATCGGCACTTTAGCCATCTCCGGCGTGCCTCCTTTTGCCGGATTTTGGTCAAAAGATGAAATTTTGGGCGCTACTTTCCAAGCTAATCCAGCATTGTGGGGGATCGGTTGGCTAACCGCCGGGATCACGGCTTTCTATATGTTCCGCCTTTATTTCGCTACCTTTGAAGGTAATTTCAAAGGTAACGATGCAGATGCCCGCAACCAAATCAAAGCCGAACAGCTACAGATGCGTGGTTTGGCTTTTGGGCCAGGAGCTATGAATCCCCAAGAATTGACCGTAGCAGAAGCCAGAGGTCATGATGACCACGAAGCACATGAGGGTCATCACCACAGCGCATCTCCTCACGAGTCACCCTTGACGATGACTCTGCCGCTGATCGTATTGGCTATTCCTTCGATCTTCGTTGGATTAGTAGGAACGCCTTTTGGTAATTATTTTGAGGAATTTATCCATCCCGCCACGGAATTAATCACCGAGATTCCCGCAGAGGCAGGTCATGAAAGCTTGACAGAATTCCTGCTCATGGCTGGTAGTTCCGTTGGTATTTCTTTAATTGGGATCGCTTTGTCTTCTTTGATGTACTTTCAGGGGAAAATCGATCCGTCTGCCATTGCCGCTAAAATCCCCAGTCTTTACCAGCTGTCTAAGAACAAGTGGTACTTTGACGAAATTTACGATCGCGTTTTCGTATTAGGTAGCCGCCGCTTGGCTAGGGCTGTCATGGAAGTAGACCTCAAAGTAGTCGATGGGGCAGTTAACTTAACGGGTTTAGTGACTCTATTAAGCGGCGAAGGTCTGAAATATTTTGAAACCGGACGCGCTCAATTCTACGCCTTGATCGTATTTGCCGCCGTTCTCATCGGTGTCATTTTCTTTGGCGTAACATAA
- a CDS encoding thioredoxin domain-containing protein, protein MVLSVNERTFTQEVLKSPIPVLVHFWAPWCGLCRMIGPQLIQFQAKWGEQVKIVSINADDNFKLAHTYRLKSLPTLILFEDGDIQHRLEYFRGRDDLSMALESISIGYGERRQLQRLQTMEYQTYSA, encoded by the coding sequence ATGGTGCTGTCGGTTAACGAGCGGACGTTTACACAAGAAGTTTTAAAATCTCCCATTCCAGTACTAGTTCACTTTTGGGCTCCCTGGTGTGGTTTATGTCGGATGATCGGCCCCCAATTGATTCAATTTCAAGCCAAATGGGGCGAACAAGTAAAAATCGTCAGCATTAATGCCGATGATAATTTTAAATTGGCCCATACTTATCGGCTCAAAAGCCTGCCCACGTTAATTTTGTTTGAAGACGGTGATATCCAGCATCGTTTAGAGTATTTTCGAGGGCGGGATGACCTATCGATGGCGTTAGAGTCTATATCGATCGGCTATGGAGAGCGTCGTCAACTTCAGCGGTTACAAACAATGGAATATCAAACTTATTCCGCATAA